In Zhaonella formicivorans, one DNA window encodes the following:
- the sigH gene encoding RNA polymerase sporulation sigma factor SigH, translating into MSVNPQRELSEAYEVMVDEEIVEIAQEGDNIAQEYLINKYKNFVRAKARSYFLIGADREDIIQEGMIGLYKAIRDFRCDKLSSFRAFAELCITRQIITAIKTATRQKHIPLNSYVSLNKPIYDEDSDRTLLDVISGTKVTDPEELIISREEFDDIEEKMGEILSSLEWQVLMSYLEGKSYQEIAVDLKRHVKSIDNALQRVKRKLERYLEKRGS; encoded by the coding sequence ATGAGCGTTAATCCCCAAAGAGAACTTAGCGAAGCCTATGAAGTGATGGTTGATGAAGAGATTGTAGAAATAGCTCAGGAAGGTGACAACATAGCTCAGGAGTACCTGATTAATAAATATAAAAATTTTGTCCGGGCTAAAGCCAGGTCATATTTTTTGATTGGGGCAGACCGGGAAGATATAATCCAGGAAGGCATGATTGGATTATATAAGGCAATTCGCGATTTCCGTTGTGATAAGTTATCCTCCTTCAGAGCTTTTGCTGAACTTTGTATAACCAGGCAGATTATAACAGCAATTAAAACCGCCACCAGGCAAAAGCACATTCCATTGAATTCTTATGTATCATTAAACAAACCTATTTACGATGAAGATTCGGATCGGACTTTACTGGATGTGATTTCAGGGACAAAAGTAACGGATCCTGAAGAATTGATCATTAGCAGAGAAGAATTTGATGATATTGAGGAAAAGATGGGCGAAATTTTAAGCTCATTAGAATGGCAGGTATTGATGTCATACCTTGAAGGTAAATCATACCAGGAGATTGCCGTAGACTTAAAAAGACATGTCAAGTCTATTGATAACGCTTTGCAACGGGTAAAGCGGAAATTAGAACGTTATTTAGAGAAACGAGGCAGTTAA
- the rlmB gene encoding 23S rRNA (guanosine(2251)-2'-O)-methyltransferase RlmB produces MFDTIEGRNPVLEALRAGRPINKIFLAKGGSERFAQDVVGLAKERGIPVQWVTRQKLDEESRTGNHQGVVALASPIEYVEIEDIIARAKEKNEDPFIVILDHLEDPHNLGAILRTADAVGVHGVIIPKRRGVSVNSSVAKTSAGAVEFVPVARVANLVQAIGKLKELGCWVVGTDAEAAEVFYTANLQGPLAIVVGSEGKGISRLVKENCDFTVKIPMAGRINSLNASVAASVILYEVYRQRIAQ; encoded by the coding sequence ATGTTTGATACCATTGAGGGACGAAATCCTGTTCTGGAAGCCCTGCGGGCGGGTAGGCCCATTAACAAGATTTTTTTAGCTAAGGGCGGGTCCGAGCGATTTGCCCAAGATGTTGTTGGCCTGGCCAAAGAGCGGGGTATTCCCGTGCAATGGGTAACCCGCCAAAAGCTGGATGAAGAATCCCGGACCGGAAACCATCAAGGCGTGGTAGCCTTGGCCAGTCCTATAGAATATGTGGAAATAGAAGACATCATAGCCAGGGCAAAAGAAAAAAATGAGGATCCCTTTATTGTTATTTTAGATCATCTGGAGGATCCTCATAACCTGGGTGCCATTTTACGGACTGCTGATGCGGTGGGAGTGCATGGGGTAATTATCCCCAAGCGCAGGGGGGTCAGTGTAAACAGCTCGGTTGCTAAAACCTCTGCAGGCGCTGTAGAATTTGTGCCTGTAGCCCGGGTTGCTAATTTGGTGCAAGCTATCGGGAAGTTAAAGGAGCTGGGATGCTGGGTTGTGGGTACCGACGCAGAGGCGGCTGAAGTTTTCTACACAGCCAACCTGCAAGGCCCCTTAGCCATAGTTGTTGGCAGTGAGGGAAAAGGTATAAGCAGGTTAGTTAAGGAAAATTGTGATTTTACAGTGAAAATACCTATGGCCGGCAGGATAAATTCATTAAATGCTTCTGTAGCAGCTTCAGTTATTCTATATGAAGTGTACCGGCAAAGAATTGCTCAGTGA
- a CDS encoding NYN domain-containing protein, which translates to MEDILIVDGYNIINGWPELNKLKEESLEHAREKLIEVMSNYGSFKGVQVIVVFDGHLVKGGLRSSELINGVEVIYTGEGETADAVIEKLMHQLPPSLLICVATSDWSEQKIVLGKGAVRLSGRELLHKIQEINKEAEKFYRSNPVESRALDTHLDAKIKSELEKWRRSK; encoded by the coding sequence TTGGAAGATATTTTGATCGTAGATGGCTATAACATCATCAATGGCTGGCCGGAACTTAACAAACTAAAGGAAGAGAGTTTGGAACATGCCAGGGAAAAACTTATTGAGGTTATGAGCAATTACGGCTCTTTTAAAGGTGTACAGGTGATTGTTGTCTTCGATGGGCACCTGGTTAAAGGGGGGCTTCGCAGTTCCGAACTGATTAACGGTGTGGAAGTGATTTATACCGGCGAGGGCGAAACTGCCGATGCCGTTATTGAGAAACTGATGCATCAATTGCCGCCTTCCCTTTTGATTTGTGTTGCTACTTCCGACTGGAGCGAGCAAAAGATAGTGCTTGGCAAGGGGGCAGTCCGTTTGTCAGGACGGGAATTGTTGCACAAAATACAGGAGATCAATAAGGAAGCTGAAAAATTCTACCGTTCCAATCCCGTAGAAAGCCGTGCCTTGGATACCCATCTTGACGCTAAGATTAAAAGTGAATTGGAAAAATGGCGCCGCTCAAAGTGA